In the Bradyrhizobium guangzhouense genome, one interval contains:
- a CDS encoding efflux RND transporter periplasmic adaptor subunit, with product MIALIVAGSGVVLWLGSPMLPAQAPAVAEPSPQIAQSDSTVQKSVAPAPGSTGSLIASGYVVARRKATIAAEVTGKVVDLLVDEGMVVQAGQVLARLDDVLADKDYALAQARAEASEAAVAAIAADLADAERILNRTQTLSGKNYATEADLTKAQARAGVLRAQLHQAEAQLAAARLEAQRYGEVLGKHRIRAPFAGVVVDRSAQPGEMISPLSAGGGFTRTGICTIVDMDSIEIEVDVNEASIGRLHAGTRVEAVLDAYPDWRIPGAVIAIVPTANREKATVKVRVGMDVKDARILPDMAIKVTFLDDGAPTTARSDSP from the coding sequence TTGATCGCCCTGATCGTCGCGGGAAGCGGCGTGGTGCTCTGGCTCGGTAGCCCAATGCTGCCGGCGCAGGCACCCGCCGTCGCGGAGCCGTCTCCCCAAATTGCCCAGTCCGACAGTACGGTTCAGAAGAGCGTGGCGCCTGCGCCTGGGAGCACGGGCAGCCTGATCGCGTCCGGCTACGTCGTGGCGCGCCGCAAGGCCACCATCGCGGCCGAGGTCACCGGCAAGGTTGTCGACCTCTTGGTCGACGAGGGCATGGTGGTGCAGGCCGGCCAGGTTCTCGCCAGGCTCGACGATGTCCTGGCCGACAAGGATTACGCGCTGGCGCAGGCGCGCGCCGAGGCCTCCGAAGCGGCCGTGGCCGCAATTGCCGCTGACCTCGCCGACGCCGAGCGAATCCTCAATCGAACCCAGACGCTGTCGGGGAAGAACTATGCCACCGAGGCCGATCTGACCAAGGCGCAGGCGAGAGCCGGCGTGCTGCGGGCCCAGCTCCACCAGGCGGAAGCCCAACTCGCGGCGGCGCGACTCGAGGCCCAGCGCTACGGCGAGGTGCTCGGCAAGCACCGGATCCGCGCGCCGTTCGCCGGCGTCGTGGTCGATCGCAGCGCGCAACCGGGCGAGATGATCTCGCCGCTGTCCGCCGGCGGCGGCTTCACCCGCACCGGCATCTGCACCATTGTCGACATGGACTCGATCGAGATCGAGGTTGACGTCAACGAGGCCTCGATCGGCCGCTTGCATGCCGGCACCCGCGTCGAAGCGGTTCTCGATGCCTATCCGGACTGGCGCATCCCGGGCGCCGTCATCGCCATCGTGCCGACCGCCAATCGCGAGAAGGCGACCGTCAAGGTTCGCGTCGGCATGGACGTGAAAGACGCGCGCATTCTGCCCGACATGGCGATCAAGGTGACCTTCCTGGACGACGGCGCGCCCACCACGGCGCGATCCGATTCCCCTTAA